One Paenibacillus sp. SYP-B4298 genomic window, GAGAGTGGCCACGGTTACGCGGGCTGCAAAGGTAGATGCATTCAGCTCATGGTCAGCATGAAGCACGAGCGCTTGATCAAGCGCTTTCACTGCTATCTCATCCGGCGACTGACCTGTCAGCATATACAAAAAATTATGTGCAATGCTCACGCCCTGCTTCGGAGCAATCGGCTCCTGGCCTTGGCGGATACGCGCAAAAGCGGCCACAACAGTCGGGAGTTGGGCCTGCAGCTTGATCGCCTTCTGAAGGTTCGCTTCAGAGGACATGTCATTGGCAGCCTCATCATACAGCGCGAGGCTTGATACCGCCGTGCGCAGTGCCGCCATGGAATTAGTCTTGTCAGGGTAAAGCTTCAGTTGCTGAATGACCTGCTCAGGAATCGGAGCATAGCTGCCGATCTTCTGAATCAGCTCGTCCAGCTCGGTTTGGGTAGGAAGCTTGCCATACCAGAGCAAGTAAGCAACCTCTTCGAACGTTGCATGCTGTGCCAGCTCATCGATGTTAATGCCGCGATACGTAAGCACGCCATCGATAATGGAGCTGATCGACGAAGTTGTGGCTACAATTCCTTCCAGACCTTTGGTAGCTGTCATGTTTCTCTCTCCTTTGACGAAAGAATTGGCTTTGAGTATCCAAATCTCGTATAAGCGTAAACGGCTGAGCCCTCATGTTAATGAAGCACAGCTCATTTCGCAATTCCAATACAAGCGGTCAAAATCCAAGTTTTACACTCGCTTATATTCTAAACCAGACGTCTTTTTAATAATAAAGTATTTTGTCAGGGAAGTGAACTCTTTCACCCAATAAAATTGTTTATCGCCTTCATAAAATTTTATTGTGATACGTTTTTCAACCATTCTCCCCTGTTTTCTTTACTTTTAGTCCTGTGGTTCCGGGCGTGCTTTTTTATGTGGGCAACCAATGGTAAAATAGCACTATCCCTTGGCATGACATGGAGGAATCAGATGAAGGAACAACGTATCGGCATTATAGATATTGGCTCCAATTCGATCCGGCTCGTCATCTATGAGCGAACCGTTCACGGAGCCCACCGGGTCATTGACGGCGCCAAGCGAGCGGCCAGGCTGAGCCAGCAGGTGGATGAACACGGCAATCTGGGGCAAGAGGCCGTCGCCCAGCTCGTCGACATTTTGAACCATTTCCGTATGATTTGCGGACTGCAGCATGTCGGCTTCATCCGTGCAGTAGCCACCGCAGCCATCCGCAATGCCGCCAACTCCAAGGAGGTGCTCGCCCAGCTTCAAGCGGAGACCGGGCTGGACATCGAGCTGCTGTCCGGGCTTGAGGAGGCTCGCTACGGCTTCCTGGGCACGATGAACAGCCTCGATCTGGAGGATGGCTTCCTGGTTGATATAGGAGGAGGCAGCTCCGAGGTGTCGCTGTTCCGCGGACGCAAGCTGCTGCGCACCGTCTCCTTCCCGTTCGGCTGCGTCAGTCTGGCCAGACGCTTCACGAGCGGCGGGCTGATGGATGCCCAGCAAATGCTCGCACTGGAGGCGTATATTCGCCAGGCTCTCGATAGCGAGCCCTGGATTAGGGAGAGCAGCGGTCTGCCGCTCATAGCGGTCGGCGGCACGGCACGCGCCTTCGGCAAGCTGGTGCAGGCGCGACAGCACTACCCGCTCTCCCAGACGCATAACTACGCGATTGACGGCACAGCAGCCGGGGAGCTGGTCGCTATGCTGTCCCCGATGCCGCTGGAGCAGCGCAAGAAGTTCCCCGGACTGTCCAAGGACCGGGCAGATGTGATCGTCCCAGGGCTCGCGGTGCTGCATGAGGTGTTCCGCGCCTCCGGGGCCGCCTCCTACCTGATCTGCGGCTCCGGCCTGCGTGACGGGCTGTTCTTCAGCACGCGCTTTCCCCATCAGCCGCTGCTGCAGGATGTCCTGACATACAGCGTAGGCAATCTGGCAGCGCTCCATCCGCAGGCGCCGCATGCACATATCCAGCAGGTACGGCAGACAGCGGCCAGCTTGCTGGCAGCGCTGGCTGACCGCAGCGCATTGCCTGCGCGGACAAGCCTGTGTCTGGACGCCGCCGCTTCGCTGCACCGGATCGGAGCGAGCATCGACTCGTATCGCTATGAGAGCCACACCTTCTATCTCATCATGAATGCGCCGCTTAACGGTCTGTCTCACCGTGAGCTGGTCATCACGGCAGCCATCGCCTCCTACAAGACCAAGAAGCGCCTGAGGCAGCTCGTCCTTCCCTACGAACGGCTGCTCGAAGCACAGGATATGCAGCATATCGTCCGGCTTGGCACGCTGCTGCAGTTGGCCGTTGCCCTCAACCGCAGCGAGACGCAGTCTCTGCGCCAGCTTGGCATCAAGATTCAGGAGGGGCGCCTTGACCTGCAGCCGCTGCTCGGGAGCAGCGAGCTGCTGCTGGAGCGCCAGGAGGTGGAGGCGCTGGCAGACGATTTCAGCAAGGCATGGGGGCTGACGCCCGTGCTGTACGCATAGAGAGGAGCGCGGTGGAGCGCTGATACCAATGGTCGCCCTGTGCAACCCTTGTGGCTCTTGCAGCGCTTTGCTTCAGCCCGCTTCCCCTCGTAATTGAGCGCATGACCATGACAGCCCCATATACGGCAAACGCCCGAAAATGTCGTCAAGGACATTTCCGGGCGTCTTATGCTGCGATACTATAGACCAGAGGGGCTAGGGACTAGATGCTGAATGCTGGAGGCTTGAGACTACATCAGGCTTTTCCATTTGGATGTATCCATCGCCTCGAATTGGCTGCGGAGGGGTACAGAGCCCTTGCTTGCCAGCACATAGGTGCCGTTCGGCTGTAGCTCCCGCGCCTTGGTGTTATCTCCGAGACTCAGCGTCAATATATTCATCATAATATGGCGCAGCTCGCCATCCAGCACCGGACACAGCAGCTCCACCCGCCG contains:
- the citZ gene encoding citrate synthase; translation: MTATKGLEGIVATTSSISSIIDGVLTYRGINIDELAQHATFEEVAYLLWYGKLPTQTELDELIQKIGSYAPIPEQVIQQLKLYPDKTNSMAALRTAVSSLALYDEAANDMSSEANLQKAIKLQAQLPTVVAAFARIRQGQEPIAPKQGVSIAHNFLYMLTGQSPDEIAVKALDQALVLHADHELNASTFAARVTVATLSDIYSGVTSAIGALKGPLHGGANEAVMVMLEEIGSIDNVDSYIQNKLDKKEKIMGFGHRVYKNGDPRAKHLQKMSQELGKLRGNTDLYDMSVRIESLVTGQKGLKPNVDFYSASVYTNLQIPRDLFTPIFAISRLSGWTAHILEQYENNRLIRPRAEYTGLVGQHYIPVNER
- a CDS encoding Ppx/GppA family phosphatase encodes the protein MKEQRIGIIDIGSNSIRLVIYERTVHGAHRVIDGAKRAARLSQQVDEHGNLGQEAVAQLVDILNHFRMICGLQHVGFIRAVATAAIRNAANSKEVLAQLQAETGLDIELLSGLEEARYGFLGTMNSLDLEDGFLVDIGGGSSEVSLFRGRKLLRTVSFPFGCVSLARRFTSGGLMDAQQMLALEAYIRQALDSEPWIRESSGLPLIAVGGTARAFGKLVQARQHYPLSQTHNYAIDGTAAGELVAMLSPMPLEQRKKFPGLSKDRADVIVPGLAVLHEVFRASGAASYLICGSGLRDGLFFSTRFPHQPLLQDVLTYSVGNLAALHPQAPHAHIQQVRQTAASLLAALADRSALPARTSLCLDAAASLHRIGASIDSYRYESHTFYLIMNAPLNGLSHRELVITAAIASYKTKKRLRQLVLPYERLLEAQDMQHIVRLGTLLQLAVALNRSETQSLRQLGIKIQEGRLDLQPLLGSSELLLERQEVEALADDFSKAWGLTPVLYA